GTGCAAAAGGGGTGAAGCCCGAAAGCATTTTATCGAATCGACACAAGATTCGGGGATATGTGCTTTACCCCGACGGCTCCCCTGTGAACATAAAAACGTTGAattgttatttaaataaaataaaacattatCCTCTCGAGAGCACTccaactaaaataataaaaactgcCAGCCAAAACCTCGAGCTCAATCTCCAACTAAAGACAGACTTTCGTGTTGAAGTTTCATTCTTACCACTATCTTTTTGAAGCAGATAGAAAACAGTGCTCATTCTATAGATACTGGAAAAGCCAACTCATGTTTCCACTCCATTTTCATTACGAAGATGTCTCACGGCAGGATCCGTTGCTCAAACCGAATCACGCCAACGTTATGGAAGTTCCTGGATCGTGTGAAATAAGAGTAGTACCAAAGGCACCCTCTGATTTCAGAatcaaaaatggaaaattggCTATGGAGATTCCGCGCGGTCAGAGATTCATACAGACACAAAGGGGTTCGACAGGAAAGTCGTTTCGATCCAATCCATTCTTGGGGTccgaaaaagacaaaaaaggagATGTCAGTGACCTAGCACGACAAAGCACTCTCCGAGGGCATGGAATGTCTAATTTTTCGGTCAGAATCTCGACAGTAATGTCTCTGTTAGATTCTCCGGTCGAAATACGGGAAAACTCCATTCAATTCTCGATGGAAACGGAGTTTTGCGAATTCTCCCCGGAACTGGAAGATCATTTCGAGATCTTCGAACATATTCGAGGGTTCAATGTGACTATTGTCACTTCGGCCAACACACAAGATGAGACTTTACCACCGTGGAGCGGCTTTTTGCAAAAAGATGAGGGGGAAACTCAGTAAGATGTCGGAGAAGCGAAATATACGAGATCACAAACGTAGATTGCTCGCGGCTAAATATGAATTGAGACGAAAGCTTTATAAAGCCTTTTGTAAAGATCCCGATCTTCCTAGTGATATGCGGGACAAACATCGTTATAAGTTGTCCAAGTTGCCAAGAAATAGTTCCTTTGCACGAGTAAGAAACCGATGTATTTCCACTGGTCGCCCTCGTTCCGTATATGAGTTCTTTCGAATTTCTCGTATCGTTTTTCGTGGATTAGCATCTCGAGGTCCTTTGATGGGCATAAAGAAATCGTCTTGGTAGCAACCACCAAACCAATAGAACAAGGGTTAGCTCTGCAGCTGGTCCACAAGCAAGGTAAGTAGGTCCATTACCGGCCGGCTCCGGACCGAAAAGACCTAACGGAGTAATCCCTTATCTCGGATCGGAGATGCTAACGGGGCGGGAATCGAAGTGGGGGACCTCTCTACCGCACCTGTCTCCCCAGACATAGACTACGTACAGGGTAGTACTCTTGGAAAGATAGAATATCACCGCGTGAACATTACATGTTGTTACGAATGTAACTCCCGAGGGATCGACCACTATTCTTTTTATAGTAAGGCGGAGAACTGTTGTTCATTGGAGCGCCGGAGTGCGGAGGTTGTTCCCACCATTGAAGTCAGAGTGTGGGACTGAGCCTTCCGAATGAGAAAGACCAAAAAGTGATTCGTTTCGTTGGTAAAACCAACGCCAATATCATATTGACTTTCTCTCGTCCAATAAGAGTTTCCGAGAGTGACTTTATGAAATTCTCTCCTTTCCAAAGCTGCGCAAGGCGGCCCCCCCAGAACAAAGCCCCACCCCTCTTTCCCCCCTTTAATGAAAGACCCTCGCCCCGCTTCCTATTCATTTGTGGGTCGGGACCCTAGGGCTTTTTGTTTCCAGAGGTGATTTCGAGAATCAACCAACCGACAAATCCGTAGCCCAGGTGACTCACAGCCTCCCTCTCGCCCAAATGAAATGGGATGATGAATCAAATATATAAGCTTTTTTATTGATTCAGGGCGCAGCGAAGCCAAATTCAATCAAGGCAAAGGGGGGGCTTACTTTTCCTGACGCTGAGTCATCCGAATCGAAGAATGTGCTAATGGAACAGGAATAGTTTTCAGATGATATGGACCCCCAAGAGATGAGCGAGAACTGAACATTGCTTGGGGGTCGCACTCTGTCCCGCTTGGTGGACGaattcttctctccttttagttttctttctccCACACACCTTTGCCCTCTTTCaccaaagaggaaagaagaatctTCCAAGCGGACAGAGACCTAAATTTCCATTAGATTCATTCCTAAGCTTGCTTTGTTGCAGCAATATGATCAGTCCGAGAGTGCTGGAGAGAAGAGAAAGCGGTAAAAACCTCTCTGATTCGGTCACCGAGCAGTCGGACGACTCTTCAGTAACCTAGGATGACCCCTTCGACGCTTCTTTCGCTGTATACCCCCTCCATCCTTCGGAGGTGGAAGAAAGGGTACTATATTTATCTATATTAGGGCCCCAGAACGCTAAAAAGGTGGGGAAACAAGAGTTGTCACGATAGGAAAGAGAAATGACTATAAGGAACCAACGATTCTCTCTTCTTAAACAACCTATATCCTCCACACTTAATCAGCATTTGATAGATTATCCAACCCCGAGCAATATTAGTTATTGGTGGGGGTTCGGTCCGTTAGCTGGTATTTGTTTAGTCATTCAGATAGTGACTGGCGTTTTTTTAGCTATGCATCACACACCTCATGTGGATCTAGCTTTCAACAGCGTAGAACACGTTATGAGAGATGTTGAAGGGGGCTGGTTGCTCCGTTATATGCATGCTAATGGGGCAAGTATGTTTCTTATTGTGGTTCACCTTCATATTTTTCGTGGTCTATATCATGCGAGTTATAGCAGTCCTAGGGAATTTGTTCGGTGTCTCGGAGTTGTAATCTTCCTATTAATGATTGTGACAGCTTTTACAGGATACGTACCACCTTGGGGTCAGATGAGCTTTTGGGGAGCTACAGTAATTACAAGCTTAGCTAGCGCCATACCTGTAGTAGGAGATACCATAGTGACTTGGCTTTGGGGTGGTTTCTCCGTGGACAATGCCACCTTAAATCGTTTTTTTAGTCTCCATCATTTACTCCCCCTTATTTTAGTAGGCGCCAGTCTTCTTCATCTGGCCGCATTGCATCAATATGGATCAAATAATCCATTGGGTGTACATTCAGAGATGGATAAAATTGCTtcttacccttatttttatgTAAAGGATCTAGTAGGTCGGGTAGCTTCTGCTATCTTTTATTCCATTTGGATTTTTTATGCTCCTAATGTTTTGGGGCATCCCGACAATTATATACCTGCTAATCCGATGCCCACCCCGCCTCATATTGTGCCGGAATGGTATTTCCTACCGATCCATGCCATTCTTCGTAGTATACCTGACAAATCGGGAGGTGTAGCCGCAATAGCACCAGTTTTTATATGTCTGTTGGCTTTacctttttttaaaagtatgTATGTGCGTAGTTCAAGTTTTCGCCCGATTCACCAAGGAATATTTTGGTTGCTTTTGGCGGATCGCTTACTACTAGGTTGGATCGGATGTCAACCTGTGGAGGCACCTTTTGTTACTATTGGACAAATTCCTTCTTTcgttttcttcttgttctttgccATAACGCCCATTCTGGGACGAGTTGGAAGAGGAATTCCTAATTCTTACACGGATGAGACTGAGCACACCTGATCAGTGAAAAATTCTGACACCAATCATTTACGAGTGAGTATTACACCCAGAATTGACAAGCGGATGAGTTTTCTAGTTGGCTATGTTGATATAGCTTAGATAGGGAAAAGATACTCTACTATAGGGTAGGGCTGAACGGGGGCTTTGTTCCCGAAACTCCCCTCCGCTTCCTTCCCCTCTTTCGGCCacgaaagaaaaagaaaaagatgggcATGAACAGCCTTAACATATGTATCAACCACCTGATCCCGACTCTTGGTACTTAACCAATACGCCGCGCCGGCTCTTCGACCAAGGAGGCATTCCTACCAGAATGCCGACTACTACGACTAATACGACTAAAGGGGGGAAGCAAAGTCTCCAACATTGAAGGCTTCGCTCGCTCGCCCCTCCCTATTAATGACTCGGCCGAGATTGTCGTCCAAGCAACTAGACCAAACACATGGATTGGCGAATCAACCCAGcgtagaaaagccctaacctaacAAGCAACTCCATGAGCGCCTCGCGCGCCCTGTAGTTTTCTTCGTTTGTGTAAGGCCTGCTTTCTCCTTATTAGTAAATGGTGCTTGAGCGCTGACGCGGCTTTTTGGCCGTATCTTGttgctgatcgtagaccaccctttATTAGAGTAAAGGCGCGACTACTCATTCTTAGGCATGCTCATCCTCGCGCCTTACCTTTGCTTCGTCACTACTATAAAGAAAGGGCTCCGTTACTGGAAGGTGGGGGTCTCTTTCTTCCGCTGGTACTGGCTTGTGTTGTTGGAGTTTCTTCATTGGCCGGAGACCTCTCTAAGTGTCTGGCAGTACTGGCCAGGAAGCATTTGGACTTCCCCTCTTTAAGTTTCTGGCAAGTACCTCCCTGCTCTACCAGTGCTAGTTGCATGCTTCGCTCATGGCTTGCGTAGTGCTTACGCACTCCACTCGCAGCTTCCTCGCTACTGGTCTCTGGAGGGCAGTTCATCTTGTACAAGTTCTTCCTTGAAGACTGTCTGTCTCCTCGTCGACTCTCCCACGGCTGTATGCTGTTGTTTGACTGAGAGACTCTCGTCTCACCTCCTGTAGAGACCTCCTTCAACTTCCCAGGATTGTTCTTTCGCTTCTTCTGCACGACTTCCCTTTCAGGACTCTCTGAGATCTTTTGAAGTCATTGTGCGGAAGAAGTTTCTTGTAGCCGATTCTAGCCGCCTTTTTTTTATCATTCGTGCGAACTGCGCAGCTTTCAATGCTGTCTCATAAACCTATTCGACTTGTACAACTTCAGAGGAGGGTTGCACTGTCGAACAACTTCCTTGGTTTGGACACATATCTTTGGGTGAACAACTCGGGCTAGATGTACTTAACAGGAAAGATTTCATACGAACCATTAAGGTAAGGAGAGGGGACTTTACACTTAGGTTTTGGAAAGTGTGAGGGcgctttctttcttcttaaatacattcttttcttttcgatGAAATGACAGCTGGACTGACTGTAGGACAATTGTGTTGGATTGGTGCGCAACTTCGAAGAGGTGGAATGTAACTAGACACGTGTTTAAGCCAGGGTTTCATTGCACAAAGACAGTGAGGTTTGAACTGACTCTATTCAGAACATTGCTGGATAGACTGAAGGCTTTTGGTATATTTTACATTGTTCAAAAGAATGTTCAGAGTGGTTTTCTGGGTACAATCACTTAAACGTTTGTTTTCCCTCAATCACTCTTTCTCCTTAGGAGAAAGGATAGAGATAGGGATAGTCCTATCTTATATACTGGTAGGCTCTATAGTTTAGTAGTGTTGTCCCAAAGGAATTCAAATTGCCTTGGCATCCCTGGTGTCATTGTAGCACCGTGGCTCGGGGACTCTCACTCGTGAAGAGTCTCCTAATTGTAGTCGCCCCAGCCCTCTTTAGGACAATGAACTCAGCCACAAGATTTTGGATCTGGGCCTTGAGCACCTCAACGGGCGCTCTTCGTGTCGCTGCCCAACCCACAACATTCGTCCGCCAAGTCTTGGATAGCCTTCTAAGAGGCATCCATTCTTATTCCCAAGTCATCACTGATCTCTAAGCAGCTTCGCACCTCAACTCGAGCCTCTAAGCGGGTGACTCTTTCCCGAGTACCGCTGTGAGTTGTGTGCTCTCCAACAGTAGTCACACCCTCAGATGCCCGTATCTTACGGGACTCTACAAGCTCTTAGACCACTGACTTTGTCATATGAGCTCGGTCTTTCCAAGGCGCCAAGAGCCTTCTTCTGACCTCTTGTCGGGACTACCACTGGATATGGAACCAAACGAAAGGAAGCTGCGAAAAAACTCTTTGGATGCTGTTGGCTGTGATGTGGCTTGGGCGCTTCCTCTGCTCTCGTCTATACCCTTGGTGGATCTGACGCTGGGTATCGATTTGACTTGACTTTCGGATCTGTAAGGGATGCAGCTGGCACTGGCTCCGTCTTCGCTCTACAAGGTTCTTCGGGTAGGGAAACTGCTCGATCTCAATATCAATCTCCAGCAGGCTCTCTTTGATCTTGGACTGGATATGGATATGTATTCTAATATGCAGCCTCTCTAGTGGCTACCTTTGCTCCTTCCTTTGTTGGCATTTGTATATGCTTCATGGTGGTGGTGAAACTACTGATGCTACCGTTGCTTCTTCTACGGGTGCTTCAGGTAAACTAAGTCAACTGAAACTCCAACCGGGACTCAAACTGAAGAACAAATCGCAAGATATAAAAGCATTGATTTATCAATGTTTTTaaaagctcttttttttttaaatgcatgAATTTTCTGGTCCGTTCTTGTGAACATCAATGTTCTTTGATTGGTTGGCGCATACAAAGGGTTGCTTGCATGAAAGCCGCTTTAGCAATCAACGCGGGAATCTCTGAAACGGTCGACGACTTATATGGATATTGCTAGCTTCCTCAAATGCAGTAGAAAGAGTTTATTCAGATGCGATAGACGAAGGTTGGAACGATGTCTAAGCCGGAGAAAAAAAGGGttatatcatatttcttttatgCTCACGTTCTTCTATTGCTTGCTGCTTATTGGGTGGTGGGGCGTTGGTTGGGCAGACAAGACAGATACGTCAGGTAAATGATTCTCTCTTTCCTTGCCGGAAAAACCAACAATTTCCTATTTTATGATTCGAACCTACCTAGTTGAATGGGAACACATACGCTCGCTTCCGTAAATGCAACACCGTCACCTTTCTCTTTACCTTAAAAAGTGCTGGGTAatgatgaaaaagaaagaagagaaagcgCTGTGAGTGGCCTAACTTAAGGCATTGGTTTGCTAACATGCAAGAAGATTCGACCAATAACACTCAGAAAAC
The Telopea speciosissima isolate NSW1024214 ecotype Mountain lineage unplaced genomic scaffold, Tspe_v1 Tspe_v1.0012, whole genome shotgun sequence genome window above contains:
- the LOC122647075 gene encoding 60S ribosomal protein L5, mitochondrial-like; translation: MFPLHFHYEDVSRQDPLLKPNHANVMEVPGSCEIRVVPKAPSDFRIKNGKLAMEIPRGQRFIQTQRGSTGKSFRSNPFLGSEKDKKGDVSDLARQSTLRGHGMSNFSVRISTVMSLLDSPVEIRENSIQFSMETEFCEFSPELEDHFEIFEHIRGFNVTIVTSANTQDETLPPWSGFLQKDEGETQ